One genomic segment of Paenibacillus durus includes these proteins:
- a CDS encoding FliA/WhiG family RNA polymerase sigma factor: MNEHKASHLEHQALWEQWKEEGNPEAKKNLIEKYLPIVDYVAGRLAVGLPKNVSKDDLASNGVMGLIDAIEKFDYKRGLQFQTYASWRVRGAILDSLRQGDWVPRSVREKAKKIEDAYQQLEQKYLRSVSDEEMSRYLDVTEQEFQSMLQDVAVMTLCSLEDPIREEESETRMSVLVDDKAKNPDHKVNEFYLRETLTKGIEKLTVKERTVVSLLYYEDLSLSEIAEVMSLSPSRISQLHSKAILRLRGTLEKNRDLLMQND; encoded by the coding sequence AGAAGAAGGGAACCCGGAAGCCAAAAAAAATCTGATCGAGAAATATCTGCCCATAGTGGATTATGTTGCCGGGCGTTTGGCCGTAGGTCTGCCTAAAAACGTCTCGAAAGACGACCTGGCAAGCAATGGCGTTATGGGACTGATTGACGCGATTGAAAAGTTTGATTACAAAAGGGGACTGCAATTTCAAACTTATGCCTCCTGGCGTGTCCGAGGCGCAATTCTCGATTCTCTACGTCAAGGCGACTGGGTTCCGCGCTCGGTCCGGGAAAAGGCGAAAAAGATTGAGGATGCATACCAGCAGCTCGAACAGAAATATTTAAGATCTGTCAGCGATGAAGAGATGAGCCGCTATTTAGATGTAACCGAACAAGAGTTTCAAAGCATGCTCCAGGATGTGGCGGTGATGACGCTCTGTTCTTTAGAGGATCCAATTCGGGAAGAAGAATCAGAGACCCGTATGTCGGTATTGGTGGATGATAAAGCCAAGAACCCTGATCATAAAGTAAATGAGTTCTATCTTCGTGAAACGCTTACCAAAGGCATCGAGAAACTAACTGTGAAAGAACGGACCGTCGTGTCCCTTTTATATTATGAAGACCTATCTTTGAGCGAAATTGCAGAGGTCATGTCCTTATCTCCTTCACGGATATCGCAGCTGCATTCCAAGGCGATACTGCGGCTGCGGGGAACGCTTGAGAAGAATCGGGATCTCTTAATGCAAAATGATTAG
- a CDS encoding DUF342 domain-containing protein produces the protein MVVQSALSEYLSISFSEDKEIAYLEFYQRDEGFACSVEELGVFLQRNKVLYGVQWDIVQRFADHPEEYISGKVPIALGKAPVNGTDGQILLTFTKDDNDHRPMEKEDGKVDFKELIRLSNVRKGQLIATLIPPEPGQPGMSVTGDPIPCKAGKAAHFKVGKNVLLNDDGTLMYAAIDGLISYTDKGKINVFPVYEVQGDVDYNTGNIDFVGTVVIRGNVLSGFTVKSEGDIRVSGGVEGAELFAKGSIEINGGIIGYNKGLVSAGTNVKVSFIQDGNVTAAEDIIVSQSIMHSNIRAGKNVLCNGSKGLIVGGTVQAGEKVVARTIGNTMSTATAIEVGVLPELRNEINDLRQQLRLLLDNADKTKKALYLLNQLAINGSLPPDKVALRIKLNATQQSQQREEAHIKERILEIERMLEDTDSARVEVVKTIYGGSKIVIGRYTRFIKDTAERVTFYYSEGDIYMAPNV, from the coding sequence ATGGTTGTTCAATCTGCGTTGAGCGAATATTTGAGCATCAGCTTTTCGGAGGACAAGGAAATTGCGTATCTTGAATTTTATCAACGGGATGAAGGATTCGCCTGCTCGGTTGAAGAACTGGGCGTTTTTTTGCAGCGAAATAAGGTTCTCTACGGTGTACAGTGGGATATCGTTCAGCGTTTTGCAGATCACCCGGAAGAGTACATATCCGGCAAAGTGCCGATTGCTCTGGGCAAGGCACCCGTAAACGGTACAGACGGACAAATATTGCTTACTTTTACTAAGGATGATAATGACCACCGCCCGATGGAAAAGGAAGACGGCAAGGTCGACTTTAAGGAATTAATCCGGCTGAGCAATGTCCGCAAGGGACAACTGATTGCCACGCTTATTCCCCCTGAACCAGGGCAGCCCGGAATGTCTGTCACCGGGGATCCGATTCCCTGCAAGGCAGGGAAGGCTGCCCACTTCAAGGTCGGTAAGAACGTCCTGCTTAATGATGATGGAACCCTAATGTATGCGGCAATAGATGGACTGATATCCTATACCGATAAAGGTAAAATCAATGTTTTTCCCGTATACGAAGTGCAGGGCGATGTGGATTACAACACTGGGAATATCGATTTTGTCGGCACCGTCGTCATCCGAGGCAATGTACTGTCCGGGTTTACGGTGAAATCAGAAGGGGACATTCGGGTAAGCGGCGGTGTTGAAGGGGCTGAACTATTTGCAAAAGGTTCAATCGAAATCAATGGGGGCATTATCGGTTATAACAAAGGATTAGTCAGCGCCGGAACCAATGTGAAGGTGTCCTTTATTCAGGATGGAAATGTGACGGCGGCGGAGGATATCATTGTCTCCCAGAGCATCATGCATTCAAATATCCGCGCCGGCAAGAACGTGTTATGCAATGGGTCTAAGGGTCTTATCGTAGGCGGAACGGTGCAGGCGGGGGAAAAAGTAGTTGCGCGCACGATTGGAAACACGATGTCGACGGCAACAGCTATCGAAGTTGGAGTGCTGCCCGAGCTGAGAAATGAAATTAACGACCTTCGTCAGCAGCTTCGCTTGCTCCTGGATAACGCCGATAAAACGAAAAAGGCGCTCTATCTGCTGAATCAGTTGGCGATAAACGGTTCCCTGCCCCCGGACAAGGTTGCCTTAAGGATCAAGCTTAATGCTACTCAGCAATCTCAGCAAAGAGAGGAAGCCCATATTAAAGAACGGATTCTGGAGATCGAAAGAATGCTTGAGGATACGGATTCGGCCAGAGTTGAGGTCGTCAAAACCATTTACGGCGGCTCGAAAATCGTAATCGGCAGATATACCAGATTTATTAAGGACACGGCAGAGCGAGTTACGTTCTACTACTCCGAGGGCGACATTTATATGGCGCCTAACGTCTAA